In Manis pentadactyla isolate mManPen7 chromosome 8, mManPen7.hap1, whole genome shotgun sequence, the following are encoded in one genomic region:
- the NMI gene encoding N-myc-interactor isoform X4, whose product MAADGGNKTQVLKEHGDEKFSKDEQKEIKVDIPAIQMKFTSSENPEKDSQFFNTSCLFQVSSQVFYELRRGQALITFEKEEVAQNVIRMGKHYVQIEDLEVEVMANPVPLNSGVRFQVPVDVSKMKINVTEIPDELPENQMRDKLELSFTKSQNGGGQVECVEYDKQSRSAVITFVEMGVADKILKKKDYPLYINQHCHRVTVSPYVETHLRNFQVFSGISERTVLLTGMEDLQMMDEEIVEDLLNIHFQREKNGGGEVDVVKCSLGEAHIAYFEEEAHGII is encoded by the exons ATTAAAGTGGATATTCCCGCAATACAGATGAAATTCACATCCTCAGAGAATCCTGAGAAGGACAGCCAGTTTTTTAACACCTCTTGTTTATTTCAAGTGAGCTCCCAAGTTTTTTATGAGCTACGAAGAGGACAAGCGCTTATcacatttgaaaaagaagaag ttgcCCAAAATGTGATCAGGATGGGGAAACATTATGTACAGATAGAGGACTTAGAGGTGGAGGTGATGGCCAACCCCGTTCCATTAAACTCTGGAGTCAGATTCCAG GTTCCTGTAGATGTGTCTAAAATGAAGATCAATGTTACTGAAATTCCTGATGAGTTGCCTGAAAATCAGATGAGAGACAAGCTAGAACTGAGCTTCACTAAGTCCCAAAACGGAGGTGGACAAGTGGagtgtgtggagtatgacaagcAGTCCCGGAGCGCCGTCATCACATTTGTGGAAATGGGAG TTGCTGACaagattttgaaaaagaaagactATCCTCTTTATATAAATCAACACTGCCATAGAGTCACTGTTTCTCCATACGTAGAAACGCACTTGAGAAATTTTCAG GTATTTTCAGGAATATCTGAGAGGACAGTGCTTCTGACTGGAATGGAAGACCTTCAGATGATGGATGAAGAGATTGTAGAGGATTTACTTAACATTCACTTTCAACGAGAGAAGAATGGAGGTGGAGAAGTAGATGTAGTCAAATGTTCTCTAGGTGAAGCCCACATAGCATACTTTGAAGAAGAGGCTCATGGAATCATATGA